One Ostrea edulis chromosome 2, xbOstEdul1.1, whole genome shotgun sequence genomic region harbors:
- the LOC125682606 gene encoding neuronal membrane glycoprotein M6-b-like isoform X6, translating to MKNRLWYARSEKCSDRFLHCLSQVPCGSLIAWIILLVGLGGLTGGLLIGAQKTRDMLDNDQFLWFIEYTLIGVVVSMFVIGTLLLFVGHISTEPTSRHVFQTTNKNMCAQGLNIFLMVFCYILGFLWIVASVVLAVPVYLLSLLYIVDFTSIQPGASDGKIHKCINLVNYGLENQEFCGTDFQNFEREGKQLIISYIAALLSSILIAISLIHFLIVISANLTHLRNSRVATLNAYDDDLANSKLVADTTM from the exons cTCGAAGTGAAAAGTGCAGTGATCGATTCCTGCATTGCCTCTCTCAAGTACCATGTGGATCCCTGATTGCCTGGATTATTCTTCTTGTTGGACTCGGTGGCCTGACGGGTGGACTTCTGATTGGTGCGCAGAAAACACGTGACATGCTCGACAATGACCAGTT TCTGTGGTTCATCGAGTATACCCTGATTGGAGTAGTGGTCAGTATGTTTGTGATTGGAACGTTGCTACTCTTTGTCGGACATATCTCGACGGAACCCACCAGCCGCCATGTTTTTCAAACCACTAACAAGAACATGTGCGCCCAGGGACTCAATATATTC CTGATGGTTTTCTGTTACATCCTGGGCTTTTTGTGGATCGTGGCATCTGTGGTTCTGGCTGTGCCTGTCTATCTTCTGTCCTTGCTGTACATTGTAGATTTCACCTCCATCCAACCAGGTGCCTCTGACGGGAAAATACACAAATGCATTAATCTAGTCAATTACG GCTTGGAAAATCAGGAGTTCTGTGGCACCGACTTTCAAAATTTCGAAAGAGAG GGGAAACAGTTAATCATCAGCTATATTGCAGCACTACTTTCATCTATTTTGATAGCTATTAGCTTG atcCACTTTTTGATTGTCATCAGTGCTAATCTTACCCACCTGCGAAATTCTCGCGTGGCCACACTCAATGCCTATGATGATGATTTGGCTAATTCAAAGCTTGTAGCTGATACCACCATGTAA
- the LOC125682606 gene encoding neuronal membrane glycoprotein M6-b-like isoform X4: protein MARDMYYPNEVWISMSDGSRSEKCSDRFLHCLSQVPCGSLIAWIILLVGLGGLTGGLLIGAQKTRDMLDNDQFLWFIEYTLIGVVVSMFVIGTLLLFVGHISTEPTSRHVFQTTNKNMCAQGLNIFLMVFCYILGFLWIVASVVLAVPVYLLSLLYIVDFTSIQPGASDGKIHKCINLVNYGLENQEFCGTDFQNFEREGKQLIISYIAALLSSILIAISLIHFLIVISANLTHLRNSRVATLNAYDDDLANSKLVADTTM from the exons cTCGAAGTGAAAAGTGCAGTGATCGATTCCTGCATTGCCTCTCTCAAGTACCATGTGGATCCCTGATTGCCTGGATTATTCTTCTTGTTGGACTCGGTGGCCTGACGGGTGGACTTCTGATTGGTGCGCAGAAAACACGTGACATGCTCGACAATGACCAGTT TCTGTGGTTCATCGAGTATACCCTGATTGGAGTAGTGGTCAGTATGTTTGTGATTGGAACGTTGCTACTCTTTGTCGGACATATCTCGACGGAACCCACCAGCCGCCATGTTTTTCAAACCACTAACAAGAACATGTGCGCCCAGGGACTCAATATATTC CTGATGGTTTTCTGTTACATCCTGGGCTTTTTGTGGATCGTGGCATCTGTGGTTCTGGCTGTGCCTGTCTATCTTCTGTCCTTGCTGTACATTGTAGATTTCACCTCCATCCAACCAGGTGCCTCTGACGGGAAAATACACAAATGCATTAATCTAGTCAATTACG GCTTGGAAAATCAGGAGTTCTGTGGCACCGACTTTCAAAATTTCGAAAGAGAG GGGAAACAGTTAATCATCAGCTATATTGCAGCACTACTTTCATCTATTTTGATAGCTATTAGCTTG atcCACTTTTTGATTGTCATCAGTGCTAATCTTACCCACCTGCGAAATTCTCGCGTGGCCACACTCAATGCCTATGATGATGATTTGGCTAATTCAAAGCTTGTAGCTGATACCACCATGTAA
- the LOC125682606 gene encoding neuronal membrane glycoprotein M6-b-like isoform X3 translates to MDITEERKERNGVSTKANKQNDINRKARSEKCSDRFLHCLSQVPCGSLIAWIILLVGLGGLTGGLLIGAQKTRDMLDNDQFLWFIEYTLIGVVVSMFVIGTLLLFVGHISTEPTSRHVFQTTNKNMCAQGLNIFLMVFCYILGFLWIVASVVLAVPVYLLSLLYIVDFTSIQPGASDGKIHKCINLVNYGLENQEFCGTDFQNFEREGKQLIISYIAALLSSILIAISLIHFLIVISANLTHLRNSRVATLNAYDDDLANSKLVADTTM, encoded by the exons cTCGAAGTGAAAAGTGCAGTGATCGATTCCTGCATTGCCTCTCTCAAGTACCATGTGGATCCCTGATTGCCTGGATTATTCTTCTTGTTGGACTCGGTGGCCTGACGGGTGGACTTCTGATTGGTGCGCAGAAAACACGTGACATGCTCGACAATGACCAGTT TCTGTGGTTCATCGAGTATACCCTGATTGGAGTAGTGGTCAGTATGTTTGTGATTGGAACGTTGCTACTCTTTGTCGGACATATCTCGACGGAACCCACCAGCCGCCATGTTTTTCAAACCACTAACAAGAACATGTGCGCCCAGGGACTCAATATATTC CTGATGGTTTTCTGTTACATCCTGGGCTTTTTGTGGATCGTGGCATCTGTGGTTCTGGCTGTGCCTGTCTATCTTCTGTCCTTGCTGTACATTGTAGATTTCACCTCCATCCAACCAGGTGCCTCTGACGGGAAAATACACAAATGCATTAATCTAGTCAATTACG GCTTGGAAAATCAGGAGTTCTGTGGCACCGACTTTCAAAATTTCGAAAGAGAG GGGAAACAGTTAATCATCAGCTATATTGCAGCACTACTTTCATCTATTTTGATAGCTATTAGCTTG atcCACTTTTTGATTGTCATCAGTGCTAATCTTACCCACCTGCGAAATTCTCGCGTGGCCACACTCAATGCCTATGATGATGATTTGGCTAATTCAAAGCTTGTAGCTGATACCACCATGTAA
- the LOC125682606 gene encoding neuronal membrane glycoprotein M6-b-like isoform X5, producing MARDMYYPNEARSEKCSDRFLHCLSQVPCGSLIAWIILLVGLGGLTGGLLIGAQKTRDMLDNDQFLWFIEYTLIGVVVSMFVIGTLLLFVGHISTEPTSRHVFQTTNKNMCAQGLNIFLMVFCYILGFLWIVASVVLAVPVYLLSLLYIVDFTSIQPGASDGKIHKCINLVNYGLENQEFCGTDFQNFEREGKQLIISYIAALLSSILIAISLIHFLIVISANLTHLRNSRVATLNAYDDDLANSKLVADTTM from the exons cTCGAAGTGAAAAGTGCAGTGATCGATTCCTGCATTGCCTCTCTCAAGTACCATGTGGATCCCTGATTGCCTGGATTATTCTTCTTGTTGGACTCGGTGGCCTGACGGGTGGACTTCTGATTGGTGCGCAGAAAACACGTGACATGCTCGACAATGACCAGTT TCTGTGGTTCATCGAGTATACCCTGATTGGAGTAGTGGTCAGTATGTTTGTGATTGGAACGTTGCTACTCTTTGTCGGACATATCTCGACGGAACCCACCAGCCGCCATGTTTTTCAAACCACTAACAAGAACATGTGCGCCCAGGGACTCAATATATTC CTGATGGTTTTCTGTTACATCCTGGGCTTTTTGTGGATCGTGGCATCTGTGGTTCTGGCTGTGCCTGTCTATCTTCTGTCCTTGCTGTACATTGTAGATTTCACCTCCATCCAACCAGGTGCCTCTGACGGGAAAATACACAAATGCATTAATCTAGTCAATTACG GCTTGGAAAATCAGGAGTTCTGTGGCACCGACTTTCAAAATTTCGAAAGAGAG GGGAAACAGTTAATCATCAGCTATATTGCAGCACTACTTTCATCTATTTTGATAGCTATTAGCTTG atcCACTTTTTGATTGTCATCAGTGCTAATCTTACCCACCTGCGAAATTCTCGCGTGGCCACACTCAATGCCTATGATGATGATTTGGCTAATTCAAAGCTTGTAGCTGATACCACCATGTAA
- the LOC125682608 gene encoding complement C1q-like protein 2: MTPAQLGYGVCFLFHFYVAFVNGGCHNGVTRRLLDNQFLSLKKSVNMMTEANNCYSNMPAAFYAQMKSTKTFSGGSIIVFDEVVTNQGNVYNSATGKFTAPTKGVYLFTWSAMSDPGKMSHPHLYVNGKVTGQTADNNSRGRGYINASNTAVVVLKKGDIVCIRDPNTAQYRGKYSSFNGVLLG, encoded by the exons ATG acTCCTGCTCAACTCGGATatggtgtttgttttttgttccATTTTTATGTTGCATTTGTCAATGGGGGCTGCCACAATGGAGTGACGAGAAGACTACTAGACAATCAATTTCTGTCCCTAAAGAAGTCTGTGAATATGATGACAGAAGCAAATAACTGCTATAGCAATA TGCCTGCTGCATTTTATGCCCAAATGAAGTCCACCAAAACGTTCTCAGGAGGCTCCATAATCGTCTTCGACGAAGTGGTTACCAACCAAGGAAATGTGTACAATTCCGCCACGGGAAAGTTCACGGCACCAACAAAGGGCGTCTACCTGTTTACCTGGTCTGCAATGAGTGATCCTGGTAAGATGTCACATCCACATTTGTATGTCAACGGAAAAGTAACGGGACAAACTGCCGACAATAATTCAAGAGGTCGAGGTTACATAAATGCAAGCAACACAGCCGTGGTGGTACTGAAGAAGGGGGATATTGTATGCATTAGGGACCCTAATACAGCACAATACAGGGGAAAATACTCAAGTTTCAATGGCGTCCTCCTGGGTTAA
- the LOC125682609 gene encoding complement C1q-like protein 3: MRVSGKNRNMMLTNTVGFICLVSYIAIVNCNCYNNQMVKKLFKQQMNAMENSINGIVDSYSNYVNVAFHVFMGTQKEYQKGVVWIYDQVVTNTKNGYDTTTGKFTAPERGVYLFTFNTLSNPGKMSHGGLHLNGTVKTWQACNNSGGNNVWKTCSDSATLLLEKGDTVYIADHLGSATVREKYTSFTGVQIS, from the exons ATGAGAGTGAGTGGAAAGAATAGAAATATg aTGTTGACCAATACAGTCGGGTTCATTTGTTTGGTTTCCTATATCGCAATTGTCAATTGCAACTGCTACAATAACCAAATGGTGAAGAAGTTATTCAAACAGCAAATGAATGCCATGGAAAATTCCATCAACGGTATTGTAGACTCCTATTCAAATTATG tTAATGTTGCATTTCATGTCTTCATGGGGACTCAAAAAGAATACCAGAAAGGAGTAGTTTGGATTTATGACCAAGTAGTTACGAACACAAAGAATGGATACGATACTACAACAGGGAAATTTACAGCCCCTGAAAGAGGTGTGTACCTGTTTACGTTCAACACTCTCAGTAACCCTGGGAAAATGTCTCATGGTGGCCTACATCTGAACGGAACAGTCAAAACGTGGCAAGCTTGTAACAACAGTGGAGGAAATAATGTATGGAAAACTTGCAGCGACTCGGCAACACTTTTACTGGAGAAGGGTGACACTGTGTATATTGCAGATCATTTGGGATCTGCTACCGTTCGAGAAAAGTACACATCATTCACTGGAGTTCAGATCAGTTAG
- the LOC125682606 gene encoding neuronal membrane glycoprotein M6-b-like isoform X7 codes for MVRRARSEKCSDRFLHCLSQVPCGSLIAWIILLVGLGGLTGGLLIGAQKTRDMLDNDQFLWFIEYTLIGVVVSMFVIGTLLLFVGHISTEPTSRHVFQTTNKNMCAQGLNIFLMVFCYILGFLWIVASVVLAVPVYLLSLLYIVDFTSIQPGASDGKIHKCINLVNYGLENQEFCGTDFQNFEREGKQLIISYIAALLSSILIAISLIHFLIVISANLTHLRNSRVATLNAYDDDLANSKLVADTTM; via the exons cTCGAAGTGAAAAGTGCAGTGATCGATTCCTGCATTGCCTCTCTCAAGTACCATGTGGATCCCTGATTGCCTGGATTATTCTTCTTGTTGGACTCGGTGGCCTGACGGGTGGACTTCTGATTGGTGCGCAGAAAACACGTGACATGCTCGACAATGACCAGTT TCTGTGGTTCATCGAGTATACCCTGATTGGAGTAGTGGTCAGTATGTTTGTGATTGGAACGTTGCTACTCTTTGTCGGACATATCTCGACGGAACCCACCAGCCGCCATGTTTTTCAAACCACTAACAAGAACATGTGCGCCCAGGGACTCAATATATTC CTGATGGTTTTCTGTTACATCCTGGGCTTTTTGTGGATCGTGGCATCTGTGGTTCTGGCTGTGCCTGTCTATCTTCTGTCCTTGCTGTACATTGTAGATTTCACCTCCATCCAACCAGGTGCCTCTGACGGGAAAATACACAAATGCATTAATCTAGTCAATTACG GCTTGGAAAATCAGGAGTTCTGTGGCACCGACTTTCAAAATTTCGAAAGAGAG GGGAAACAGTTAATCATCAGCTATATTGCAGCACTACTTTCATCTATTTTGATAGCTATTAGCTTG atcCACTTTTTGATTGTCATCAGTGCTAATCTTACCCACCTGCGAAATTCTCGCGTGGCCACACTCAATGCCTATGATGATGATTTGGCTAATTCAAAGCTTGTAGCTGATACCACCATGTAA